One window from the genome of Anopheles merus strain MAF chromosome 3R, AmerM5.1, whole genome shotgun sequence encodes:
- the LOC121596561 gene encoding putative mediator of RNA polymerase II transcription subunit 26, with protein sequence MKASVALLCLVAFANGSVVPFYGGVDQQFDIPKIPPHDHDHQVPQHQQQHQVPPQDHQQHIPQIPPQDHQQHIPQLHPLPSPQQQHQVPPQDHQQHIPQIPPQDHQQHIPQLHPLPSPQQQHQVPPQDHQQHIPQIPPQDHQQHIPQLHPLPSTQQQHQVPPQDHQQHIPQIPPQDHQQHIPQLHPLPSTQQQHQVPPQDHQQHIPQIPPQDHQQHIPQLHPLPSTQQKQPQIPPQKHIPQHRQSSHEEEHPDSQSPIQDNMTEQEKQIGREMLLLKQIDNMMQHRKILLQQQLNEHRDPLHHQLPSSPAEQQQRIKEQEQQIGREMEVQMQLAKVIEHQKQQLAQQMENPSQTPGQIKMHEKIIGREMLFALKLDKVMELQKQHLQRDIRRLQAQHQDPPSPSQEHSIEQLEQQIQRGMLLVEDLQELIQRQKSQLQQHIEQKQHPYYENHPDSLAKLKHHISEQERQIGREMLLQNQLETLMQHQQEQLQQQIEQQHQQTQELLPPSASEQEDYFTEQAKQIGREMLMQLQLTKLMQERVQLQIEQARESQQERNDVQHLEPPMEEIPQEPQVFVPVLVVEG encoded by the exons ATGAAGGCTTCGGTAGCTCTGCTCTGCCTGGTGGCATTTG CAAACGGTTCAGTCGTTCCGTTTTATGGTGGTGTCGACCAGCAGTTCGATATTCCGAAAATCCCTCCCCATGATCATGACCACCAAGTTCcccaacatcagcagcaacatcaagtCCCTCCTCAGGATCACCAGCAGCATATCCCGCAAATCCCTCCCCAGGATCACCAGCAGCATATCCCGCAGCTTCATCCACTTCCAAGCccccagcaacaacatcaagtCCCTCCTCAGGATCACCAGCAGCATATCCCGCAAATCCCTCCCCAGGATCACCAGCAGCATATCCCGCAGCTTCATCCACTACCAAGCccccagcaacaacatcaagtCCCTCCTCAGGATCACCAGCAGCATATCCCGCAAATCCCTCCCCAGGATCACCAGCAGCATATCCCGCAGCTTCATCCACTACCAAGCacccagcaacaacatcaagtCCCTCCTCAGGATCACCAGCAGCATATCCCGCAAATCCCTCCTCAGGATCACCAGCAGCATATCCCGCAGCTTCATCCACTACCAAGCacccagcaacaacatcaagtCCCTCCCCAGGATCACCAGCAGCATATCCCGCAAATCCCTCCCCAGGATCACCAGCAGCACATCCCGCAGCTTCATCCACTACCAAGCACCCAGCAAAAACAGCCACAAATCCCTCCCCAGAAACATATTCCCCAACATCGTCAAAGCTCACACGAGGAGGAACATCCTGATAGCCAGTCTCCCATACAGGATAATATGACAGAACAGGAGAAGCAGATCGGGAGAGAAATGCTACTGCTGAAGCAGATTGACAACATGATGCAGCATCGAAAGatactgctgcagcagcagcttaatGAGCACCGAGATCCATTGCACCACCAGCTTCCATCAAGCCcagccgagcagcagcaaaggatcaaggagcaggagcagcaaaTTGGACGCGAAATGGAAGTGCAGATGCAGCTGGCAAAAGTGATAGAGCACCAAAAGCAGCAACTGGCGCAACAGATGGAAAACCCATCCCAGACACCTGGACAGATCAAGATGCACGAGAAGATTATCGGCCGGGAAATGCTGTTTGCACTCAAGCTCGATAAAGTGATGGAACTGCAAAAGCAGCACCTTCAGCGAGACATTCGAAGACTCCAGGCCCAGCATCAGGATCCTCCAAGCCCATCCCAGGAGCATAGCATAGAGCAGCTGGAGCAGCAGATTCAACGGGGAATGCTACTGGTGGAGGACCTGCAAGAATTGATCCAGCGCCAAAAGAGTCAACTGCAGCAGCATATTGAACAGAAGCAACACCCGTACTACGAGAACCATCCCGACAGCCTGGCGAAACTGAAACATCATATCTCAGAGCAGGAGAGACAGATTGGGCGTGAAATGCTATTGCAAAATCAGCTGGAGACTTTAATGCAGCATCAACAGGaacaactgcagcagcagattgaacagcaacatcagcaaacCCAAGAGCTACTGCCTCCGAGTGCATCAGAACAGGAAGACTATTTCACGGAGCAGGCGAAACAGATTGGACGGGAAATGCTAATGCAGTTGCAGCTGACCAAACTAATGCAGGAACGAGTGCAGTTGCAGATAGAGCAGGCGCGAGAATCTCAACAGGAGCGCAATGATGTTCAACATCTTGAACCCCCAATGGAGGAGATTCCCCAGGAGCCCCAGGTTTTCGTGCCTGTGCTGGTCGTCGAAGGTTAA
- the LOC121596562 gene encoding uncharacterized protein LOC121596562, with protein MKTVIILSGLLVAANAIPLTSHDRVFREEIVLLKEPFHIPLLLINWLPHTIKPIKRSYNKPALRQDSSYLPWCSIMNDEECLLVPNFNAIKTKNHDHVLHKDIVLRKRRFQLNLMQQILESIRRSYNRPALRQDSSNLPWCSTMNDEECLLVPNFNAIKTKNHAITSKT; from the exons ATGAAAACTGTCATTATACTGTCCGGCCTGTTGGTTGCGG CAAACGCAATCCCTTTAACAAGTCATGACCGTGTTTTTCGTGAGGAAATAGTTTTACTAAAAGAGCCGTTTCACATTCCTTTATTATTGATAAACTGGCTGCCACACACTATAAAACCAATCAAACGATCGTATAACAAACCAGCACTGCGCCAAGACAGCAGTTACCTACCATGGTGCTCTATCATGAACGACGAAGAGTGCCTATTGGTACCAAATTTCAATGCGATCAAAACGAAAAACCATGATCATGTTTTGCATAAGGATATAGTTTTAAGAAAAAGGCGGTTTCAGCTAAATTTGATGCAACAAATTTTAGAATCTATCAGACGATCGTATAACAGACCAGCACTGCGCCAAGACAGCAGTAACCTGCCATGGTGCTCTACCATGAACGACGAAGAGTGCCTATTGGTACCAAATTTCAATGCGATCAAAACGAAAAACCATGCAATTACctccaaaacataa